One Betta splendens chromosome 8, fBetSpl5.4, whole genome shotgun sequence DNA segment encodes these proteins:
- the csf2rb gene encoding cytokine receptor common subunit beta, with protein sequence MRSWITRRVRLWQEGRRTEAEGPREADHTRVGDVNTSAQLSVAGTMLLLWVVLCSALPHLTHSRCVVNESSSWNASPLLDLQCENDYETSVNCSWTADGNAALQLWLQRGELRQPCEPYQPAAARGRLHCRVETRTWAIGITHTFFFLKREANCSSAAPRPVHLLQQLRARPPVDLSSHGTGDGGRRISWSCPYPPSSSLSSGLRYQLSYRPADDDWTTENVSGTSLTLDRQRLLPGHAYEARVRSRARLGQWSRWSPVVTWRTPHDAGQPPLLHCELDGDTEVTCSWDMSGDLARIMFYELTWRQDRSASPERRCVNPTVRSDPRGAVLRFSCSLTAADPAHLLLELQPRHSAKTFNPTRHIVAKPPQKVKLKEEDSNWVVEWTKPHTPLDLDYEVCFYRTHHQEPRTCRSTSVLRLVIPAEQLVPSQDYELLVRSLLVPGEGTKYEGRPSEWVGPEKWTSHPAPWSVTYVIYVLISLFVAAIFLVFYCVFHRVLPACQRRVVLWVDSVPSPGKSKILSEIQSSTSRTHVQSEDTSMCKVLHFDADCSSHVSLWPLKTADVLEPDEGVWNCNNLCTPEEVPGSDTSSMSFSGPYIFCQTSQTAQRASGEKSEEVTEDRVSSDPPSPAHFALFGDGYVCLPSRAASRSTQDLVSNHNANKQDQRGPDAAGRTGVQPELAEVASRDQPPAYTPTAFSPWPQGGQMKASGYCFLPTPK encoded by the exons ACCACACGCGCGTCGGGGATGTGAACacatcagctcagctcagcgtcGCAGGAACCATGCTCCTCTTGTGGGTCGTGCTGTGCTCGGCGCTCCCTCACCTGACTCACTCTCGCTGTGTCGTCaatgagagcagcagctggaacg CATCTCCGCTGCTGGACCTCCAGTGTGAGAATGACTACGAGACCTCGGTGAACTGCAGCTGGACGGCAGACGGGAAcgcggcgctgcagctgtggctgcagagaggagaacTGAG GCAGCCGTGTGAGCCGTACCAGCCGGCAGCAGCACGCGGGAGGCTCCACTGCAGAGTAGAAACCAGGACATGGGCCATAGGcatcacacacaccttcttcttcctcaaaCGTGAGGCCAACTGCTCCTCGGCTGCTCCCAGACCTGTGCACCTTCTTCAGCAAC tGAGAGCTCGCCCACCCGTGGACCTGTCCTCACACGGTACCGGTGATGGAGGCAGGCGGATCAGCTGGTCCTGTCCgtaccctccctcctcctcgctgaGCTCCGGCCTCCGGTACCAGCTCAGCTACAGACCGGCAGACGACGACTGGACC ACGGAGAACGTGTCAGGCACCAGCCTCACTCTCGACAGGCAGCGGCTGCTTCCAGGCCACGCGTACGAGGCCAGGGTGAGGAGCCGGGCCCGTTTGGGCCAGTGGAGCCGCTGGAGTCCTGTGGTGACCTGGCGAACTCCACACG ATGCTGGacagcctcctcttctccaCTGTGAGCTGGATGGAGACACGGAGGTGACGTGCAGCTGGGACATGAGTGGAGACCTGGCCCGGATCATGTTCTACGAGCTGACCTGGCGGCAGGACCGGTCTGCATC GCCCGAGCGGCGCTGCGTGAACCCGACGGTCCGTTCCGACCCCAGGGGGGCGGTGCTGAGGTTCAGCTGCTCACTGACCGCTGCGGATCctgcacatctgctgctggagctccaaCCAAGGCACAGCGCCAAGACCTTCAATCCCACGAGACACA TTGTCGCCAAACCACCACAGAAggtgaagctgaaggaggaagaCTCCAACTGGGTTGTGGAATGGACCAAACCGCATACGCCCTTAGACCTGGATTACGAGGTCTGCTTCTACAGAACTCACCATCAG GAGCCGCGCACGTGTAGGAGCACGTCAGTGCTTCGCCTGGTGATCCCAGCAGAGCAACTGGTTCCGTCCCAGGACTACGAGCTGCTGGTCAGGTCGCTGCTTGTCCCTGGAGAAGGTACCAAATACGAGGGGCGCCCGTCCGAATGGGTCGGTCCTGAGAAGTGGACCTCGCATCCAG CCCCCTGGTCCGTCACATATGTCATCTACGTCCTCATCAGCCTGTTCGTGGCTGCGATCTTCCTCGTCTTCTACTGCGTCTTCCACCGCGTCCTCCCAGCTTGTCAGAG GAGGGTGGTGCTGTGGGTGGACTCGGTCCCGTCTCCTGGGAAAAGCAAGATTCTGTCTGAGATCCAG tCCTCCACCAGTCGGACCCACGTGCAGAGCGAGGACACCTCCATGTGCAAAGTGCTGCACTTCGATGCTGACTG TTCCTCACATGTGTCCCTGTGGCCACTGAAGACGGCAGACGTTCTGGAGCCGGACGAGGGCGTCTGGAACTGCAACAACCTGTGCACCCCGGAGGAGGTCCCCGGCTCCGACACGTCGTCCATGAGCTTCAGCGGACCGTACATCTTCTGTCAG ACGTCACAGACGGCGCAGAGGGCGTCGGGTGAGAAGAGtgaggaggtcacagaggacCGGGTCTCCTCGGACCCCCCTTCCCCTGCTCACTTTGCCCTCTTTGGAGACGGCTACGTGTGTCTGCCCAGCCGGGCCGCGTCCCGGTCCACGCAGGACCTCGTGTCCAACCACAACGCCAACAAGCAGGACCAGCGGGGTCCGGACGCAGCGGGCAGAACCGGCGTCCAGCCCGAGCTCGCCGAGGTCGCCAGCAGGGACCAGCCGCCGGCGTACACCCCCACGGCCTTCAGCCCCTGGCCACAAGGGGGCCAGATGAAGGCCTCGGGCTACTGCTTCCTGCCaacgccaaaataa
- the tmem150b gene encoding modulator of macroautophagy TMEM150B, with protein sequence MWLWALLPLCLAVFGVVGIWTVFAIAVANGSVNLTEAVPYISTCGSYAPQSCLFSQVCTVCTVLGLWIVVIRFQQLRDYGNYGRVNVASAVVGIIACAGISVLGSFQPSILLELHLVGAFVAFFVGLVYFWMQLLLTYGSEPQDRCWVGAARAACCTFCTILVFAMTLLHSIGYPSAAAVCEWVLVMLFFCLFGLFAAEFRHIDCHLLTVQRRALRTELSSSVSVNA encoded by the exons ATGTGGCTCTGGGCTCTGCTCCCGCTGTGCCTCGCTGTCTTTGGTGTCGTGGGCATTTGGACTGT GTTTGCTATCGCTGTAGCGAATGGATCAGTCAACCTGACGGAGGCGGTTCCCTACATCAG CACGTGCGGCTCATACGCCCCTCAGAGCTGCCTCTTCTCCCAGGTCTGCACCGTCTGCACGGTTCTGG GCCTCTGGATTGTGGTGATCCGTTTCCAGCAGCTCAGGGACTATGGTAACTATGGAAGAGTCAACGTTGCCAGTGCTGTCGTGGGCATCATTGCCTGCGCTGGAATCTCTGTCCTCGGCAGCTTCCAG CCGTCAATCCTGCTGGAGCTTCACCTCGTTGGAGCCTTCGTGGCCTTCTTCGTTGGCCTCGTCTACTTCTGGATGCAGCTGTTGCTGACATATGGGTCTGAGCCTCAGGACAGATGCTGGGTCGGCGCCGCCAGAGCCGCATGCTGCACCTTCTGCACCATCCTGGTGTTTGCCA TGACGCTTCTCCACAGCATAGGCTACCCGTCCGCAGCTGCTGTGTGCGAGTGGGTTCTGGTCATGCTGTTCTTCTGCCTGTTCGGCCTCTTCGCGGCCGAGTTCAGACACATCGACTGCCACCTGCTCACTGTGCAGAGACGAGCTCTGAGGACCGAGCTCAGCTCCTCCGTATCAGTCAATGCTTAA
- the pdgfbb gene encoding uncharacterized protein pdgfbb — protein sequence MSSWVQLLLVVLAACPRSAAAEGDPLPAALVELVRNSPISSVQDLQLLLLSDSVDEEDVNSAASGGHRLPRSLNAQPAQQALCKVRTEVVEVTRAMLDRSNAYFMLWPPCVEVQRCSGCCNTKSLQCVPVATHTRHLQVMKIEYINKRPAYAKAVVAVVDHVECRCQPAPVLKKKSGRRQHGSHQHRNQTLGQAHEQRQVKVHSKDELHQWDELKQNQRSGLEDLLDQHWSSRGDTFPAAEGYSVPGEDPTQLEEALLLAPHWAQTSTRLPEPEGPEEVEENGGDGTGTTWSDRDSVDEGHEFRPNSSQDNGDTGTHGPFRPEDTPEPVTGSRFRPTKEPNPDPRGSDNRAPDQGRTLKMEEVKLQEEKELLLLHKRLNEEQEALRRAAEEKEPRGKHQQQELTSTSTSTSTSTSTSTSTSTPENTPSTTSTRRPPAPSGPRPPARPGPMRRRRKNRKRISKAAMRAMLM from the exons ATGAGCTCGtgggtgcagctgctgctcgtgGTGCTGGCGGCGTGTCCGCGGTCCGCCGCGGCCGAG GGGGACCCTCTGCCTGCAGCCCTGGTGGAGCTGGTTAGAAACAGCCCCATCTCCTCCGtccaggacctgcagctgctgctgctctctgattCCGTAG ATGAGGAGGATGTGAATTCTGCAGCCAGTGGAGGTCACCGGCTGCCGAGGAGCCTCA ACGCCCAGCCGGCGCAGCAGGCCCTGTGTAAGGTCCGCACCGAGGTGGTGGAGGTCACCCGGGCCATGCTGGACCGCAGCAACGCCTACTTCATGCTGTGGCCGCCCTGCGTGGAGGTGCAGCGCTGCTCCGGCTGCTGCAACACCAAGAGCCTGCAGTGCGTCCCCGTGGCCACGCACACCCGCCACCTGCAG gtcatGAAGATCGAGTACATCAACAAGCGGCCCGCTTACGCCAAGGccgtggtggcggtggtggacCACGTGGAGTGCCGGTGTCAGCCCGCCCCGGTGCTGAAGAAGAAGTCGGGCCGCCGGCAGCACGGCAGCCACCAGCACCGGAACCAGACGCTGGGCCAGGCACACGAGCAGCGGCAG GTCAAGGTCCACTCCAAGGACGAGCTGCATCAGTGGGACgagctgaagcagaaccagaggTCCGGCCTGGAGGACCTGCTGGATCAGCACtggagctccagaggagacaCCTTCCCGGCCGCTGAGGGGTACAGCGTGCCGGGGGAGGACCCCacccagctggaggaggccctGCTCCTCGCTCCACACTGGGCGCAGACCTCGACCCGGCTCCCGGAGCCTGAGGgtccagaggaggtggaggagaacggAGGGGACGGCACCGGAACCACGTGGTCGGACAGAGACTCTGTGGACGAAGGACACGAGTTCCGGCCCAACAGCAGCCAGGACAACGGGGACACAGGAACACACGGCCCCTTCAGGCCAGAAGACACGCCTGAGCCTGTGACCGGGAGCAGGTTCCGACCCACCAAGGAGCCGAATCCAGACCCCAGAGGGAGCGACAACCGGGCTCCAGACCAAGGCAGGACTTTAAAGATGGAGGAGgtcaagctgcaggaggagaaggagcttcTGCTTCTTCACAAGAGGCTGAATGAAGAGCAGGAGGCGCTGAGACGAGCAGCCGAGGAAAAGGAGCCGCGTgggaaacaccagcagcaggagctcacgtccacgtccacgtccacgtccacgtccacgtccacgtccacgtccacgtccacgccAG AAAACACACCTTCTACGACGAGCACCCGGAGGCCCCCGGCTCCGTCGGGACCCAGACCTccggcccgacccggcccgaTGCGGCGCCGGAGGAAGAATCGTAAACGGATTAGCAAGGCGGCGATGAGGGCCATGCTCATGTAG